In the Fibrobacter sp. UWR3 genome, one interval contains:
- a CDS encoding NADH-quinone oxidoreductase subunit D, which translates to MIVLDKNGDKLNLMPLNVGPSHPATHGCLRFLAAMDGETIVASVEEIGYLHRGFEKMVERGTWQQVVPYTDRLNYCSAIMNNIAYCRAVENMFGVEIPERTKVLRVIVNELSRINDHFVCVAAAFQDLGGTTPFMYAFNPREEIMCIWEKLTGARLTNSFARIGGLYRDSYEGFEQDVLAALDSTEKALKDLHACLDRNRIFLDRTVGIGKISAERAISYGWTGPCLRACGVASDLRKDEPYYDYETYDWEVVVGTQGDCNDRLQVRLAEIEESVKIVRQALKRLAPGPVDIVDPRIRVPAHKLAYQDMEGLIGRFKSVYEGIRVPEGEYYCGSECANGELGFTIVSDGSGHPYRIKVRPPCLTQFAAFHELVEGGQLADSMAVLSGLNIIAGELDR; encoded by the coding sequence ATGATTGTACTGGATAAGAATGGCGATAAGCTGAACCTGATGCCCCTGAACGTGGGCCCGAGCCACCCGGCCACTCACGGCTGCTTGCGCTTTTTGGCCGCGATGGACGGCGAGACGATTGTCGCGAGCGTAGAAGAAATCGGATACCTGCACCGCGGGTTCGAGAAGATGGTGGAACGCGGCACCTGGCAGCAGGTGGTCCCGTATACCGACCGCCTCAACTACTGCTCGGCCATCATGAACAACATCGCGTACTGCCGCGCTGTGGAAAACATGTTCGGCGTCGAGATTCCGGAACGCACGAAGGTGCTCCGCGTGATTGTGAACGAACTTAGCCGTATCAACGACCACTTCGTGTGCGTCGCTGCCGCATTCCAGGACCTGGGCGGTACGACCCCGTTCATGTACGCGTTCAACCCGCGCGAAGAAATCATGTGCATCTGGGAAAAGCTCACGGGTGCGCGCCTTACCAACAGCTTTGCCCGCATTGGCGGCCTCTACCGCGATAGCTACGAAGGCTTTGAACAGGATGTGCTCGCCGCCCTCGATTCTACCGAGAAGGCCCTGAAGGACCTGCACGCCTGCTTGGACCGTAACCGTATCTTCCTCGACCGTACGGTGGGAATCGGCAAGATTTCTGCAGAACGCGCCATCAGCTACGGCTGGACGGGCCCGTGCCTGCGCGCTTGCGGTGTTGCAAGTGACCTGCGCAAGGACGAACCCTACTACGATTACGAGACCTACGACTGGGAAGTCGTGGTCGGCACCCAGGGCGACTGCAACGACCGCCTGCAGGTGCGCCTCGCCGAAATCGAGGAATCCGTGAAGATCGTGCGCCAGGCCCTGAAGCGCCTCGCTCCGGGCCCGGTCGACATCGTCGACCCACGCATCCGCGTGCCGGCGCACAAGCTTGCCTACCAGGACATGGAAGGCCTTATCGGGCGCTTCAAGAGCGTGTACGAGGGCATCCGCGTCCCCGAGGGAGAATACTACTGCGGGAGCGAGTGCGCGAACGGCGAACTCGGCTTCACGATTGTTTCTGACGGCTCGGGCCATCCGTACCGCATCAAGGTGCGCCCGCCCTGCCTCACGCAGTTTGCCGCATTCCACGAACTTGTGGAAGGTGGCCAGCTTGCCGACTCCATGGCCGTACTTTCGGGCCTCAACATCATTGCTGGAGAACTTGACCGATGA
- a CDS encoding NADH-quinone oxidoreductase subunit C yields MTAEEIFACLEEKFGAKRETLDKWGVTAVVSAAYLRNAVQFLRDETAVKFDMLVDIAGIDYLTYPNHEGPRFAVSYSFKTVAAPCVRVRLKVLVGEDSLKVPTISDLYANANWYEREVYDQFGIVFEGHPDLRRLLNHVEFVGHPLRKDYPAQKRQWLSTNDYLLPELEKRLQDLGYRVIQRSKEVETNDNEFLEGSIKE; encoded by the coding sequence ATGACTGCTGAAGAAATCTTCGCTTGCCTAGAAGAAAAGTTCGGCGCGAAGCGCGAGACGCTCGACAAGTGGGGCGTGACCGCCGTCGTGAGTGCCGCCTACCTGCGCAATGCGGTGCAGTTCCTCAGGGACGAAACCGCCGTGAAGTTCGACATGCTCGTGGATATCGCGGGTATCGACTACCTGACCTACCCGAACCACGAGGGCCCGCGTTTTGCGGTTTCTTACTCGTTCAAGACGGTCGCCGCCCCGTGCGTGCGCGTGCGTCTCAAGGTGCTGGTCGGGGAGGATTCCCTGAAGGTCCCGACCATCAGCGACCTGTATGCGAACGCCAACTGGTACGAACGTGAAGTCTACGACCAGTTCGGAATTGTGTTCGAAGGCCACCCGGACCTCCGCCGCCTGTTGAACCACGTTGAATTTGTCGGTCACCCGCTCCGCAAGGACTACCCGGCCCAGAAGCGCCAGTGGCTCTCGACGAACGACTACCTGCTTCCGGAACTTGAAAAGCGCCTGCAGGACCTCGGTTACAGGGTCATCCAGCGCAGCAAGGAAGTGGAGACGAACGATAACGAATTCTTGGAAGGGAGTATCAAGGAATGA
- a CDS encoding NADH-quinone oxidoreductase subunit B has translation MGNEAEKPNIITTSLDFLVNWGRTNSLWPFPYGTACCAIEFMSTEVGRYDLSRIGSEYVRFTPRQSDVLLVAGTITYKQAPILKRIYEQMAEPRWVIAMGACACSGGFYDCYCTVPGIDHIIPVDVYIGGCPSRPEAFFDAMFDLQKKIKDESFMKQRAEQVKDQLEMIKAKTAEAKANAKAFAQEKVTDIKDFVVEKEQNLVKKAQFWKE, from the coding sequence ATGGGTAATGAGGCAGAAAAGCCGAATATCATAACGACCTCCCTTGACTTTTTGGTCAACTGGGGCCGTACCAATTCCCTGTGGCCGTTCCCCTACGGTACGGCATGTTGTGCAATCGAGTTCATGAGTACGGAAGTGGGCCGCTACGACCTTTCTCGTATCGGTTCAGAGTATGTGCGTTTTACGCCCCGCCAGTCCGACGTGCTTTTGGTCGCTGGCACGATCACCTACAAGCAGGCTCCGATTCTGAAGCGTATCTACGAGCAGATGGCCGAACCGCGCTGGGTTATCGCTATGGGTGCGTGCGCTTGCTCGGGCGGTTTTTACGACTGCTACTGCACTGTTCCGGGTATTGACCACATTATCCCGGTGGACGTGTATATCGGTGGCTGCCCCAGCCGTCCGGAAGCGTTCTTCGATGCCATGTTCGACCTGCAGAAGAAGATCAAGGACGAATCGTTCATGAAGCAGCGCGCCGAACAGGTGAAGGACCAGCTCGAGATGATCAAGGCGAAGACTGCCGAAGCCAAGGCCAATGCGAAGGCCTTTGCCCAGGAGAAGGTTACCGACATCAAGGACTTCGTCGTGGAAAAAGAACAGAACCTCGTAAAGAAAGCCCAATTCTGGAAGGAGTAG
- a CDS encoding TIGR02147 family protein, which yields MNRFLDIYQFTHFRKFLEEYQTARAQAEPGFTRTEICNLLGLEKSRSYFADVLRGKKVSPRMVAKFIEILELDKKEAKYFETMVELDQAKNDAARNAAMQELLKLHPNPQHILNEDAYEYYSRWYHSALFAILDAMDVGDDMAPVQKRIFPKVPLGKLKDSLALLERLGLARKNEEGFWKPTKESISSGPYNNAELIKQYQLQCFELSKQALITSPKKPTVMSTLTFSISSEAYKKLEAELQEFKAKARRIIGEDKEKADGVYQMNIHLFSLLDERR from the coding sequence ATGAATCGCTTTTTAGACATATACCAGTTTACGCACTTCCGCAAGTTCCTGGAAGAATACCAGACCGCCCGCGCACAGGCGGAACCGGGCTTTACGCGTACCGAAATCTGCAACCTGCTCGGGCTCGAGAAGAGCCGCAGTTACTTTGCCGATGTCCTCAGGGGCAAGAAGGTCAGCCCCCGCATGGTGGCAAAGTTCATCGAAATCCTCGAACTCGACAAGAAAGAGGCGAAGTACTTCGAGACGATGGTGGAACTCGACCAGGCGAAAAACGACGCCGCCCGCAACGCCGCGATGCAGGAACTGCTGAAACTGCACCCGAACCCGCAGCATATATTAAATGAAGACGCCTACGAATATTATAGCCGCTGGTACCACAGCGCGCTCTTCGCCATACTGGACGCGATGGACGTGGGCGACGACATGGCGCCCGTGCAGAAGAGGATTTTCCCGAAGGTCCCTCTCGGCAAGCTGAAGGATTCGCTCGCCCTGCTGGAACGCCTCGGGCTTGCCCGCAAGAACGAAGAAGGCTTCTGGAAACCCACCAAGGAAAGCATCAGCAGCGGGCCGTACAACAACGCGGAACTCATCAAGCAGTACCAGCTGCAGTGTTTCGAACTCTCGAAGCAGGCGCTCATCACGTCGCCCAAGAAGCCGACCGTCATGAGCACGCTCACGTTCAGCATCTCGAGCGAGGCGTACAAGAAGCTCGAGGCCGAACTGCAGGAATTCAAGGCGAAGGCAAGGCGCATCATCGGCGAAGACAAGGAAAAGGCCGACGGCGTCTACCAGATGAACATCCACCTGTTCTCACTTTTAGACGAAAGACGATAG
- a CDS encoding carboxypeptidase-like regulatory domain-containing protein, producing the protein MFGRKTIDDRRKMCPSVILFAGAVFALLSACSNGTDTAGVISETESGQTAQSDYVKVTGIVNGTDGKPIPQALVYYTGDDTLTHHTTILDSTLSDDDGSFAFDSIADCTRLHGCTARLFAKATVKEDTLVGFIYDYHYFSSRDSSIVHQNIEIGEPATLNIATAELRDYHDVDADSICFEGSFVCAAITQEDLENGYLTIEGVPPGIIGAKWIWHEGEAQEAGGTLELKPGSTFFWGVGGGGYAVDSIRLAIPERALHMLDSLGLEPTLDSLFIPYKLSTKVGDYPENDDYGNTPDPLVDEFGNRIFSLKAEGETQEARYWMSVSTIGKDTLTARWLQGGYIADEIYPNIQHLYATIEPGTTFEDTLFNTHGVTLKTCVMYKRQQNTVATEVAVDNCRETGSYNWQENSFAVSFWIDTKDIDTDSKPVLFSAGNDTLGFKIAQCESDPQSVCTMLKASADSANSEIYGKTKFFDGKKHHFSLVIYEKHLTIAIDGQTVHDTDLKPAAEFYGGIRGIRTGDYTLEDFVVFLPGSYIRKDGEKDWTRLQAWLMAFYELQK; encoded by the coding sequence ATGTTTGGACGAAAGACGATAGACGATAGACGAAAGATGTGTCCTAGTGTCATCCTGTTCGCGGGGGCGGTTTTCGCGCTCCTCAGCGCATGCAGCAACGGCACGGACACCGCGGGCGTGATTTCCGAGACGGAATCGGGGCAGACGGCCCAATCGGATTACGTAAAGGTGACCGGCATCGTGAACGGGACGGACGGCAAGCCCATCCCGCAGGCACTCGTGTACTACACGGGCGATGACACCCTCACCCACCACACCACAATCCTCGACTCCACCCTTTCGGATGACGACGGATCGTTCGCGTTCGACAGCATCGCCGATTGCACCCGGCTTCACGGATGCACTGCAAGGCTTTTCGCAAAGGCCACCGTCAAGGAAGATACGCTGGTCGGCTTCATTTACGACTACCATTATTTCTCCTCGCGTGATTCGAGCATCGTCCATCAAAATATCGAAATCGGCGAACCGGCGACACTCAACATAGCCACGGCAGAATTGCGCGATTATCACGATGTTGACGCCGATTCCATCTGCTTCGAAGGAAGTTTCGTCTGCGCGGCCATCACGCAAGAGGACCTCGAAAACGGTTACCTCACCATCGAAGGCGTCCCCCCGGGAATAATCGGGGCCAAATGGATTTGGCACGAAGGAGAGGCACAAGAAGCGGGGGGCACCCTGGAACTCAAGCCCGGCAGCACATTTTTCTGGGGCGTGGGAGGCGGCGGCTATGCAGTCGATTCCATCAGGCTCGCTATCCCCGAACGCGCACTCCACATGCTCGACTCCCTCGGGCTCGAACCCACACTGGATTCCCTGTTCATTCCCTACAAGCTTTCGACAAAGGTCGGCGATTACCCGGAAAATGACGACTACGGCAACACCCCCGATCCGCTCGTCGACGAGTTCGGCAACCGCATCTTCTCGCTGAAGGCCGAAGGCGAAACGCAGGAAGCCCGCTACTGGATGTCCGTCAGCACGATCGGCAAGGATACGCTAACAGCCCGCTGGCTACAGGGCGGCTACATCGCTGACGAAATCTACCCCAACATCCAACACCTCTATGCCACCATAGAACCCGGGACCACGTTCGAAGACACGCTGTTCAACACGCACGGCGTCACCCTCAAGACATGCGTTATGTACAAGCGTCAGCAAAATACGGTAGCCACGGAAGTTGCTGTAGACAACTGCAGGGAAACAGGTTCTTACAACTGGCAAGAAAACAGTTTCGCAGTCAGCTTCTGGATCGACACCAAGGATATCGACACCGACTCGAAGCCCGTTCTCTTCTCTGCGGGCAACGACACGCTGGGTTTCAAGATAGCCCAGTGCGAAAGCGACCCGCAATCTGTGTGCACCATGCTCAAGGCTAGCGCCGATTCGGCCAATAGCGAAATATACGGAAAGACAAAATTCTTCGACGGAAAGAAGCACCACTTCTCTCTTGTTATCTACGAGAAGCACCTAACCATCGCCATCGACGGGCAGACCGTCCACGACACCGACCTGAAACCCGCAGCGGAATTCTACGGAGGAATCCGCGGAATCCGTACCGGCGACTACACGCTCGAAGACTTCGTCGTGTTCCTCCCCGGTAGCTACATCCGCAAGGACGGCGAAAAGGACTGGACCCGCCTCCAGGCATGGCTCATGGCATTCTACGAACTTCAAAAGTAG
- the cysS gene encoding cysteine--tRNA ligase produces MALQFYNTASRKKEVFTLPEGVPAVRMYCCGPTVYHFAHIGNLRTYIFEDFLVRTLKYYGYKVNHIVNITDVGHLTSDADSGDDKMEKGAAREGKSVWDIAKFYTDAFMADWHRLNIQEPTRWTPATQHIQEQIELVKTLEEKGYTYRTSDGIYFDSLKFPRYADFARLDVENLRKGSRIDMGEKHNATDFALWKFSPKDKKRAMEWDSPWGVGFPGWHIECSAMAMKYNGPTLDIHCGGTDHIRVHHTNEIAQSECANGVQFARFWMHGEFLRTASEEKLEDGTTEQKFGKMSKSSGEFLTVSLLMDRGFNPLDYRFFAIGSHYRNYLNFTWEALEGAKEGLKSLHKKTDPLIGKATAITSKAAKAFQQEFKDAIGDDLNMPRALGIMNTMLKSDIDDGEKAALVADFDKIFGLKLDQPREEYVKKGANDGVDVAKIEALIAARKEARAAKNWAESDRIRDELAAMNVVIKDSKEGTTWEIKA; encoded by the coding sequence ATGGCTCTACAGTTCTACAACACCGCATCGCGCAAGAAAGAAGTATTCACACTCCCCGAAGGCGTTCCCGCCGTGCGCATGTACTGTTGTGGCCCGACGGTGTACCATTTCGCCCACATCGGCAACCTCCGCACCTACATTTTTGAAGACTTTTTGGTCCGCACGCTCAAGTACTACGGCTACAAGGTGAACCACATCGTGAACATCACCGACGTGGGCCACCTCACCAGCGACGCCGACTCCGGCGACGACAAGATGGAAAAGGGAGCCGCCCGCGAAGGCAAGTCCGTTTGGGACATCGCGAAGTTCTACACCGACGCGTTCATGGCCGACTGGCACCGTCTCAACATCCAGGAACCGACCCGCTGGACGCCTGCAACGCAGCACATCCAGGAACAGATTGAACTGGTGAAGACCCTCGAAGAAAAGGGCTACACCTACCGCACCAGCGACGGCATCTACTTCGACAGCCTCAAGTTCCCGCGTTACGCCGACTTCGCTCGCCTCGACGTGGAAAACCTGCGCAAGGGTAGCCGCATCGACATGGGCGAAAAGCACAACGCCACCGACTTTGCTCTGTGGAAGTTCAGCCCGAAGGACAAGAAGCGCGCCATGGAATGGGACAGCCCGTGGGGCGTTGGCTTCCCCGGCTGGCACATTGAATGCTCCGCCATGGCCATGAAGTACAACGGCCCCACGCTCGACATTCACTGCGGCGGTACCGACCACATCCGCGTGCACCACACGAACGAAATCGCCCAGAGCGAATGCGCGAACGGCGTTCAGTTCGCCCGCTTCTGGATGCACGGTGAATTTCTCCGTACGGCAAGCGAAGAAAAGCTCGAAGACGGCACGACCGAACAGAAGTTCGGCAAGATGAGTAAGTCCAGCGGCGAATTCCTGACGGTATCTCTCCTGATGGACCGCGGCTTCAACCCGCTCGACTACCGCTTCTTCGCGATTGGCAGCCACTACCGCAACTACCTGAACTTCACGTGGGAAGCCCTGGAAGGCGCGAAGGAAGGCCTCAAGAGCTTGCACAAGAAGACGGACCCGCTGATCGGTAAGGCCACCGCTATTACGAGCAAAGCCGCCAAGGCATTCCAGCAGGAATTCAAGGACGCCATCGGCGACGACCTGAACATGCCGCGCGCCCTCGGTATCATGAACACGATGCTCAAGAGCGATATCGATGACGGCGAGAAGGCGGCACTCGTGGCCGACTTCGACAAGATCTTCGGATTGAAACTCGACCAGCCGCGCGAAGAATACGTGAAGAAGGGCGCGAACGATGGCGTGGATGTTGCAAAGATTGAAGCGCTGATTGCCGCCCGTAAGGAAGCCCGTGCCGCCAAGAACTGGGCCGAAAGTGACCGCATCCGCGACGAACTCGCCGCCATGAACGTGGTCATCAAGGACAGCAAGGAAGGCACGACCTGGGAAATCAAGGCGTAG
- a CDS encoding MBL fold metallo-hydrolase, whose product MVIKQFVVNPFGVNGFVLSNDAGDAILIDPSVSNEREEAALANYIATNNLTVRHLLNTHLHLDHVLGNAFVARKYGVQPEAHEEDAFLLDLQEEQSQMFGLPLREHSPGLGNYLAEGDAVEVPGIKLQVFHIAGHSPGGIAFYCENPGEVNGQKDVPPLLFPGDIMFAGSRGRSDLFGGDDDALVSGIKSKLLTLPKETVVFPGHGPMTTIGDERRWY is encoded by the coding sequence ATGGTTATCAAGCAATTTGTCGTGAATCCCTTCGGCGTGAACGGTTTCGTTTTAAGCAACGACGCCGGCGATGCGATTCTGATTGACCCAAGTGTCAGCAACGAGCGCGAAGAAGCGGCATTGGCGAACTATATTGCCACAAACAACCTGACCGTGCGCCACCTGCTGAATACGCACCTGCACCTGGACCACGTGCTGGGCAATGCGTTTGTCGCCCGCAAGTACGGCGTGCAACCCGAGGCTCACGAAGAAGACGCCTTCTTGCTTGACCTGCAGGAAGAGCAGAGCCAGATGTTCGGACTCCCGCTGCGGGAACATTCGCCCGGACTCGGCAACTACCTTGCCGAGGGCGATGCCGTCGAGGTACCCGGCATCAAGTTGCAGGTTTTCCACATCGCGGGCCACTCCCCCGGCGGCATCGCGTTTTACTGCGAAAACCCGGGCGAAGTGAACGGGCAGAAAGATGTTCCTCCCCTGCTGTTCCCCGGCGATATCATGTTTGCGGGGAGCAGAGGCCGGAGCGACCTCTTCGGTGGGGACGACGACGCACTTGTAAGCGGAATTAAGAGCAAACTTCTCACGCTCCCGAAAGAGACGGTGGTTTTCCCCGGACACGGGCCCATGACTACGATCGGGGATGAGAGAAGGTGGTATTGA
- a CDS encoding acyltransferase — protein MARIGWIDEFKGFVLLLVCLYHVEQSFPQAQMGMLRLSALRMSAFFFISGMLFSTRRFPDFKSYLVHKTRVLLVPYILLSLLFLALDPVLYNFDLFPKAPRMTVMNIKPEIATVWDYIYWNLAKIFVAGKSSIGSGPLWFVFTLYSVSLLFYGVQCAARKISEILSPLRGSRMTAGVTALAAIASLAGGWFLYVNHIRLPLGIERDLTVLFFFANGWLCKGALKDPRLGSATLTTGRGDDVRGKNILALVAATIVAFAAYAYLEVPDPNFSIMNNDLGKSLPVFLTSSFFGIAGLVATFIFADKLPNIAPFRIIKGILRNISRNALVILAVHWYTLLVMRLLFRDTFNKPGIAYLAIPVVAIVVIGAIPLFRCKLYRLLGKQKISVRESLNIKD, from the coding sequence ATGGCAAGAATTGGGTGGATTGACGAGTTCAAGGGATTCGTGTTGTTGCTCGTGTGCCTTTATCACGTGGAGCAATCGTTCCCGCAGGCGCAAATGGGAATGCTCCGCCTGAGTGCGCTCCGCATGTCAGCCTTCTTCTTCATCTCAGGAATGCTATTCAGCACGCGGCGCTTTCCTGATTTCAAAAGCTACCTTGTTCACAAGACGCGCGTCTTGCTCGTCCCCTACATCCTGCTTTCTCTCCTGTTTCTGGCGCTGGACCCGGTGCTCTACAACTTTGACTTGTTCCCGAAGGCGCCGCGCATGACGGTCATGAACATCAAGCCCGAAATCGCGACCGTATGGGATTATATCTACTGGAACCTCGCAAAAATATTTGTGGCCGGAAAATCTTCCATCGGGTCGGGGCCGCTGTGGTTCGTGTTCACGCTGTACTCGGTAAGTTTGCTGTTCTATGGGGTGCAATGTGCCGCAAGGAAGATATCCGAGATTCTATCGCCCCTACGGGGCTCCAGAATGACAGCGGGGGTAACCGCACTTGCCGCAATCGCAAGTCTCGCAGGCGGCTGGTTCCTGTATGTCAATCACATCCGCCTGCCGCTCGGGATAGAGCGCGATTTGACAGTGCTTTTCTTCTTCGCGAACGGCTGGCTGTGCAAGGGCGCGTTGAAAGATCCCCGCCTTGGTTCGGCGACGCTCACCACAGGTCGCGGGGATGACGTTCGAGGCAAAAACATCTTGGCTCTCGTCGCCGCCACCATCGTCGCATTCGCCGCCTACGCATACCTCGAAGTTCCAGACCCGAACTTCAGCATCATGAACAACGATCTCGGGAAATCCCTCCCCGTATTCCTCACCAGTTCCTTCTTCGGCATCGCTGGCCTTGTCGCCACATTCATATTTGCAGACAAACTACCAAACATTGCGCCATTCCGCATCATCAAGGGAATCCTCCGCAACATCTCGCGCAACGCTCTCGTGATTCTCGCCGTTCACTGGTACACCCTGCTCGTCATGCGGTTGCTCTTCCGCGACACGTTCAACAAGCCGGGCATTGCCTACCTCGCCATCCCTGTGGTTGCAATCGTGGTTATCGGGGCAATTCCGCTGTTCCGCTGCAAGCTCTACCGCCTGCTCGGCAAACAAAAAATCAGCGTCCGCGAGAGCCTAAACATCAAGGACTAG